The Ectothiorhodospiraceae bacterium 2226 region GGCGCGCAGCAAAGCCACGCCCGCCTCCACCAGGGCGTTGCGCAGGTCGCCGTGATGGTAGGCGGACTTTGTGGGGCGGCGGGCGGACATGCAGCCACTCTAGGCCCTGATGTTGACACCGTCAACTTCGGCGCTAGACTGCGTAATGTTTCCACCGTAAACATGGAGGGACCGGCCATGACTACCCGCGCATCCAGAGCCGCCGTGCTATGGGGAACGGTGGCGGTACTCACCGTCCTGGGCCTGCTGGTCACGGCGGGCCACTACCTGCTTCAGGTCCCGCCCGAGGAGGCGGTGGCGCGCGGTCTCGGACCGAGCCCCGAGTGGCACCTCGAGCAACGTGCGTTGTACGAGGCGCGTCGCGTGTGGGCCGCATTGCACATCTTGCCATCCATGCTCTTCGTCCTGCTGGCGCCGCTGCAGCTCAGCGCGCGACTACGCGCGCCGGCGCCGGCCCTGCATCGCGCCAACGGCCGCCTGCTGGTAGCGCTGGGGCTGGTGATCGCGGTCTCGGCGGTGGCGCTCGGCATCCTCATGCCGTTCGGCGGACGAGCGGAGACCTGGGTGACGCTGGTACTCGCGGGCGGCTTTCTGCTGTGTCTCGGGCTCGGCGTGCGTCACATCCGGCGCGGGCAGGTCGCGCAGCATCGCGCGTGGATGGCGCGCATGCTGGCGATTGCCTATGCCCCGCTCACCATGCGCCTCGTGCTCGCCCTAGGCACCGACGGACTCGGCTTGGACGGCCGCGCCATCTTCGCCGCGGCCATGATGATCGGCGCCCTGCTCAACCTCGCCGCGGTGGAGATCTGGCTGCGCCGCATTCAGCCCACACCCGCGCGGCGTCCGGGCGCGCGTCTCGGCGGTACGTCAGCCGGCGCGTGACCATGCAGCGGCCGCGATGCGGTGAAAGGGTGGCGGGATGGCGTCAGCTTGTGGTGAGTATGCGCCACACGATGTTCGCCGTGTGGCGCCTCGACGGCGGGCTCGCGCTGCCACGCGCGACGCTGCAAGAGCGGCCCTCGTCGTCTGTCCCTACAAGCTCGCAGCCGATCCAATCGCGCGAGGCGGCCTCGCCGACGCGGCGTTCTACGCGTGGAAGCGGGGGTATTCCAAAACGCCCCCATTCCTCTTTCTCTAGCCACTTGCGCGTAGCGATGCATTGACCGGAGTCAGTGAGTCCGCGCTGTCTCGCCAGTGTGCCCCGGCCCGACCGAGAACGGCACCCGATCCTGACGGCATATCCAACGCACCGCGGATCGTGCGGTCATCAGGCCCGATGGGAGGCCGCCGCCCGGCATCACCCATTGGCCGACCATCAGAAACCGCCGCAGGCCCGGCAGCGTCCGGCGTAGCGGGCGAAAGCCCGTGCCGGGGGTCAAGAGCCAGCCCTCCATGCTCCCCTGCCAGTTGCCGGTGTAACGGATGACGGTCGCCGGGGTCGCGACGTCGATGACCTCGATTGCCGGGCGCACATCCGGCACGTCTTGTTCCAAGAGCGCGATGACGCCCTCGGCGACGCGGTTCTTCTCCGCTTGATAGCGCGCGGGGTCCTGCTGTTGCAGGCCAACCCAGTATGCGTGGTTGAAGGTCGGCAGGAAGCACGAGACCGCGGTCTTGCCGGGCGGCGCGAAGGTCGGGTCGAAGTGAAACACGCGGAAAGAGATCTCGCGCAGTTCGGTGCCGGGATCGACGCGGAGGGGGGTGTCGAGGAGGCGCGTGACGAAACCGGGCTGTGCGGAGAGATCCCGCGCCACACCGAGCGACACCTGCAGGTACGAGGGGAACGTCTTCCACGTACGGTAGATGCTGTCGATGGCCTTGTTCGTGTACCGCCCGGCGAGCAGATCGTATAGCGTGGCGTGACCGTCGGCCGCCGAAATCACCCAGTCCGCCGCCACCGTCTCACCCCCGGCAAGCTGCACGCCACACGCGCTGTCTTGCTCGACCAGGATGCGCTCGACGCGCGCGCCGAGTCGCAGGTGTCCGCCGAGCCGCTGCAGGTTGTCGACGATGGGCCGGATCACGGCCTGCGAGCCGCCGATGGGATAACCGGCATCGCGCTCGCTCATCCAGGCCAGCGCGAAGACCAGCGCCACCGCGGAGAGCTCCGGCGTCGCGGCGTTGGCGAAGAACGCGCGCAGCAAGGGGTGTTTGAACCGCCGCCCATAGTCGCCGAGGCTCATGCCGGACCAGCGCCGCAGGAGCGGCAGGTAGGGCACCATGCGCAGCGCGGTCGCCCCTTTCGCCGGCCAGCTCGCCGACGGATCGGGCATCTGGAACTTGCCGAGCTTTCGGATGGCCGCGGCGAGGTGACGGATCTCCTCGGCGTCCTCCGGCGCGCGCGCCAGGAACTCCGCCTCCATGCGGTCGACGTTCGAATAGATGCTCAAGGATTCGTGACCTTCGGCTTCCAAACGCAGGTACTCTTCCGCCTGCACGAAGGTCAACTGGCCGATGTCGAACACCTCCTCCCACTGCGGATACATCGAGCGGCTCGGATTCGAGCCGAGCAGCCAGTGGAGGCAGGTCTCGAACGTGTAGTCACCGCGCCGCCAACTCGTCGCCAGGCCGCCCGCGGCGCCGTGCTGCTCCAGCACCTCCACCTCGTAGCCGCACTTGCGCGCGTACACCGCCGCGCACAGCCCCGCGATGCCCGCGCCGATGATGACCACCTTCCCGCCGCCCTTCGCCATGTCCCTGACTCCGGTCGGGATTCGGGATTCCTCTCGACGCCGCCCGACTCGGTCGCCGCAAGAGAAAGCATAGCGGGGTGAGGACGTGTCGAGGCTCTCGGCCCGCCACCGCAGGACTGACAACGCGAAGCGTGCCCATCAGATGCTTCATCCCCGCACCAAGCGCTCCACACCATCCTTGAAGCAGCCGTCGAGCAGCGATGAATCCGTGCCCCTTAGCTACCGCTCCGAGGGAGGAAAGGACAAGAAGCCTTCTTCGCGCCCAAGCTCGGACAGCACGGAAGCTGGCGGTCACACTCGACGGGGACGACGCACCATCGCCATGACTTCCGGGCACGAACCGACGCGGATGACCCGGATGGTCTCGAAGCCCAATCGTTCGTAGAAGGACATATTGCGCCGATTCGACAGCTCGAGATAGGCCGAGACGCCTGCAGCATCGCTGCGCGATAGCGCATGTCTCATAAGCGCCGTACCGAGACCGCGGCTCTGTGCTACCGGATCAATACCGATCATCGGTAGATACCAGTGGGGCTCCGGCGGATGGGCATGCTCCATCTGGTCCGCTACCGAGGCGAGCGTCGATGCCTTTTCCTCCGCCACGTAGTCCGCGAAAGTCGCCTCTAGGCATTCGCTGTCCGCTTCCACACCGGGAGGCAGCCAAATCGCGGCTCCTGCACCATCACCCACGACATCCACCGTGCCGGCAGCAAAGGCGTTGACGCCAAACGCACTTGTGGCCTTGGGCATGGCGGCAAGGTAGGTATCCGGGTCAGGAAACAACCAGCGCACAAAGGGCTCGGCTGCAAAGGAGAGTGTCATCAAAGCGATAACGTGCGCTTCTTCGCCAATCTCGGCCGACCGGATGCTGGGTATGGACATTGGCATGACCTCCTACTGCATCTCTCTCCATGGGTGGTCATTGGGCCTGCGAGATCGCCATCTTGGTTCGGTCGCGGCGAGGTGAGGGATCTCCTCGGCGTCCTCCGGCGCCCGCGCCAGGAACTCCGCGTCCATGCGGTCGACGTTGGAATAGATGCTCAAGGATTAGTGACCTTCGGCTTCCAAGCGCAGGTACTCTTCCGCCTGCTCGAAGGTCAACTGGCCGCTGTCGAACACCTCCTCCCACTGCGGATACATCGACCGGCTTGGATGCGAGCCGAGCAGCCGTTGAAGGCAGGTCTCGAACGTGTAGTTGCCGCGCCGCCGCGCTGCTCCAGCACCTCCACCTCGTAGCCGCACTTGCGCGCGTACACCGCCGCACACAGCCCCGCGATGCCCGCGCCGACGACGACGACCTTCCGGGTGTCGATCGTCCATGGCATTGACTCCAGGCGGGTTCCAGCATCCCTCACG contains the following coding sequences:
- a CDS encoding FAD-dependent oxidoreductase, with amino-acid sequence MPWTIDTRKVVVVGAGIAGLCAAVYARKCGYEVEVLEQRGGAATTRSRPAFNGCSARIQAGRCIRSGRRCSTAAS
- a CDS encoding DUF2306 domain-containing protein; this translates as MTTRASRAAVLWGTVAVLTVLGLLVTAGHYLLQVPPEEAVARGLGPSPEWHLEQRALYEARRVWAALHILPSMLFVLLAPLQLSARLRAPAPALHRANGRLLVALGLVIAVSAVALGILMPFGGRAETWVTLVLAGGFLLCLGLGVRHIRRGQVAQHRAWMARMLAIAYAPLTMRLVLALGTDGLGLDGRAIFAAAMMIGALLNLAAVEIWLRRIQPTPARRPGARLGGTSAGA
- a CDS encoding GNAT family N-acetyltransferase: MSIPSIRSAEIGEEAHVIALMTLSFAAEPFVRWLFPDPDTYLAAMPKATSAFGVNAFAAGTVDVVGDGAGAAIWLPPGVEADSECLEATFADYVAEEKASTLASVADQMEHAHPPEPHWYLPMIGIDPVAQSRGLGTALMRHALSRSDAAGVSAYLELSNRRNMSFYERLGFETIRVIRVGSCPEVMAMVRRPRRV
- a CDS encoding NAD(P)/FAD-dependent oxidoreductase; the encoded protein is MAKGGGKVVIIGAGIAGLCAAVYARKCGYEVEVLEQHGAAGGLATSWRRGDYTFETCLHWLLGSNPSRSMYPQWEEVFDIGQLTFVQAEEYLRLEAEGHESLSIYSNVDRMEAEFLARAPEDAEEIRHLAAAIRKLGKFQMPDPSASWPAKGATALRMVPYLPLLRRWSGMSLGDYGRRFKHPLLRAFFANAATPELSAVALVFALAWMSERDAGYPIGGSQAVIRPIVDNLQRLGGHLRLGARVERILVEQDSACGVQLAGGETVAADWVISAADGHATLYDLLAGRYTNKAIDSIYRTWKTFPSYLQVSLGVARDLSAQPGFVTRLLDTPLRVDPGTELREISFRVFHFDPTFAPPGKTAVSCFLPTFNHAYWVGLQQQDPARYQAEKNRVAEGVIALLEQDVPDVRPAIEVIDVATPATVIRYTGNWQGSMEGWLLTPGTGFRPLRRTLPGLRRFLMVGQWVMPGGGLPSGLMTARSAVRWICRQDRVPFSVGPGHTGETARTH